GTCGAAGAGGAGGGCGATCGGGTAGGCGAACGTCATGAGGCTGCCCAGCAGGATCGAGAACCGCACCGTGTCGGCGGTGCCGAAGCGGCGCTCGAGGCGGCCGGCGACGGCGGCGCCCCCGAGCCCCCCGACGGCGCCCACCGTCATCAGCACGCCGTAGTTGACGGCGCCGAGGTCGAGCAGCCGCAGGACGATGATGGGTGCCAGCGTGAAGGTGGCCGTGCTCGCGAAGTTGCTGATGCAGCTCGCCACCGTGATCCGGCTGATCGCCGGGTGCCGCACGACGAACGCGAGCCCCTCCCTGATCTCGGTGGTCAGCCTGCGTCGCGGCAGCGGCGCCCGCTGCGCCCGGTACTCGGCCTCGTGGTCGCGGGTGACGAGCAGGAACGCCCAGCTGACCAGGTAGCCGACGGCGTCGGCCAGCAGCAGGACGGGGGCACTCAGGACCTTCAGCAGGAGGCCGCCGACGGCGGGTCCCGCCAGCCGGGCCAGCTGAACGCTGGCCTCCATCCGCGCGTTGGCGCGGGAGATGAACTTCGTGCCCACCAGCATGGGCATGAAGCTGGTGTAGGCCACGTCGAAGAACACGGTGGCGATCCCGATGACGCCGGCCACCACGTACAGGTGCCACAGCTGCAGCACGCCGAGGAAGAAGAGGACGGGCACGGCCGCGATCGCCATGCCGCGCACGAGGTTGGCCCAGATCATGACGGGCCGCTTGAACCAGCGGTCGACCCAGGCGCCGGCGGGGAGCCCCAGCACCAGGAACGCAGCGGTGGAGGCGGCGTTGAGGTAGCCGAGTTCCGATTCGGAGGCGTGCAGGAGCTGGACCGAGATCACCGGTAGGGCGACGGCGCCGAGCTGCACCGCGACGTGCGCGATCGTCTCACCCAGCCAGAAGCGGTTGAAGTTCGCGTCCAGGCCCGGGTCACTCACGGCCACATTCCTCTCAGGCACCCGCAGATCCGCCAAGCGCAGTCGCTCACTCTACCGCCGTCCGCGCCGCCGCCCGACTGTAGGCTCTGGAGGCTGGCCATCGACGAGGAGGATACGAATGCCCTGGTTGGAGATCATCGGTTGGATCGGGTCGGGCCTGGTCGTGTGGTCACTCATGGTGGCCCGTGTCACCAAGTTCCGTTGGATGAACCTGGCCGGCTCGTCGATCGCCGCCGCGTACAACGGCGTCATCGGGGTGTGGCCGTTCATGGCCATGAACGCGATCATCGCCGTCATCGACATCTACTGGCTGGTGCGGCTCTACCGGGAGAAGCACGACGCGGCCGCGTTCGAGGTCGTCGAGGTGGCCCCGTCGGATGCCTACCTGCGGCGGGTGCTCGACGTGCACGCCGCGGACGTCGCCGCGTTCGCCCCGGCGTTCCGGGCCGACGCGGACACGGAGGCCAGGTCGGCGTGGCTGGTGGTCCGCGGCGACGAGACGGTCGGCGTCGTCGTGGTGAGAGCCAGGGAACAGGGTGAGGCGAAGGTGGAACTCGACTGGGTCACTCCCCGATTCCGGGACTTCACGCCGGGCGAGTTCGTCCACGGCTCGTCGGGAATCTTCGCCGACAAGGGCTTCGACCGGGTCGTGGTGGAGGGGGCCCCGCCAGCGAGGAGCGCTACCTGACCAGGGTCGGGTTCACGCGTGACGGTGACCGCTGGGTCAGGCCGGTGGCGGCCTGACCCAGCCGGTCGTAGTCGGAGGGGTCAGAGACCCTCGCGCTTCGGGATGGTCAGGACGAGCGGCTTGCTGACCTCGGCGAAGAAGTCGTTGCCCTTGTCGTCGACCACGATGAACGCGGGGAAGTCCTCCACGTCGATCTTCCAGACGGCCTCCATGCCGAGCTCCTCGTACTCGACGATCTCGACCTTCTTGATGCAGTCCTGCGCCAGGCGGGCGGCGGGGCCGCCGATCGAGCCCAGGTAGAAGCCGCCGTGCGCGTCGCAGGCGTCGGTGACGGCCTGCGAACGGTTGCCCTTGGCCAGCATCACCTTCGAGCCACCGGCGGCCTGGAACTGGTCGACGTAGGAGTCCATGCGGCCAGCGGTCGTCGGGCCGAAGGACCCGGAGGCCATGCCCTCGGGGGTCTTGGCCGGGCCGGCGTAGTAGACGGGGTGGTCCTTGAGGTACTGCGGCATCTCCTCGCCGGCGTCGAGGCGCTCCTTGATCTTGGCGTGCGCGATGTCGCGGGCGACGATCAGGGGGCCGGTCAGCGAGACGCGGGTCTTGACGGGGTGACGGCTCAGCTCCGCGAGGATCTCGTCCATCGGCCGGTTCAGGTCGATGCGGACGACCGCGCCCTTCCCGGTTCCGGTGACGCCGTCGGTCTCAGCGTCCAGGTCGGCGTCGACGGTCTCGGGCATGAAGCGGGCGGGCTCCGTCTCGAGCTGCTCGATGAACACGCCCTCCGGGGTGATCTTGCCGAGGCACTGGCGGTCGGCGGAGCAGCTGACGGCCATCGCGATCGGCAGCGACGCGCCGTGGCGCGGCAGACGGATGACGCGGACGTCGTGGCAGAAGTACTTGCCGCCGAACTGGGCGCCGATCCCGAGCTTGCGGGTCAACTCCAGGACCTGCTCCTCCAGTTCGACGTCCCGGAAGCCGTGCGCCGATAGCGACCCCTCTGTCGGCAGCGCGTCGAGGTACTTCGCGGAGGCGTACTTCGCCGTCTTGAGGGCGAACTCGGCCGACGTGCCGCCGACGACGATCGCCAGGTGGTACGGCGGGCAGGCTGCGGTGCCGAGGGCGCGGATCTTCTCCTCGAGGAACTTCAGCATCGAGTCCGGGTTGAGGACGGCCTTCGTCTCCTGGAACAGGTACGACTTGTTGGCGGAACCGCCGCCCTTGGCCATGAACAGGAACTTGTAGGCGTTCTCGTGCCCCTCGGCCGTGTCGGCGTACAGCTCGATCTGCGCCGGCAGGTTGGAGCCGGTGTTCTTCTCCTCCCACATGGTGATGGGGGCGTTCTGCGAGTAGCGCAGGTTGAGCTGGGTGTAGGCGTTGAAGACGCCCTGGCTGAGCGGGCGCTCGTCGGTGCCGTCGGTGAGGACCTGCTGGCCGCGCTTGCCCATGATGATCGCGGTGCCGGTGTCCTGACACATGGGCAGGATGCCGCCGGCAGCGATGTTGGCGTTCTTCAGGAGGTCGAGCGCGACGAACTTGTCGTTCGGCGAGGCCTCCTCGTCGTCCATGATGTTGCGGAGCTGCTGCAGGTGCGCGGGCCGCAGGTAGTGCGCGATGTCGTGCATCGCCGTCTCGGCCAGCAGCGTCAGCGCCTCGGGCGCGACCTGCAGGAATGTGCGGCCGCCGGGGCCCTCGACGACCTCGACTCCCTCGGTGGTCAGCAGTCGGTAGGGCGTCTCGTCCTTACCGATCGGCAGCATGTCTTCGTAGCGAAACTCCGCCATCGATCCTCCTCGTGATGGTAGGACCAGTCTGGCAGACGGGGCCGTCGCCGCCGTCGTCGGGGTGGTGGGGGAGCCCCGTGGCATGGCCCCCGGGCGGCGTCGGTCTCCGATGCCCGGCAGAGGCGCCTCCCGCACAAGGCCGAGCCGGGTCGGCGGACGGGCTGCCGTAGGCTGGGCGAATGGGCGAGGAACTTTCGGAGCGGCAGCGTGCCGCCAGGATCCGTCACGAGCTGAGTGAGAGTTCGGCGCGCGCTGAAGCTGCTCAGGCGCAGGTGCTGATCGACGAGTTCGTCCGCACCGCAACCGCGCAGGGCCTCCAGCCGCGCCCGCTCAAGGCCCGCACGCTGGATGGCCACCTCGTGAAGACGGACAAGGTCGGCTGGTACCTGCGGACCAACCATTCGCTGGCGATCGGTACGGACGGTTCTTACTACTCCTTGACGGTGCCCGGAGGGCTGCTGGAGCGGTTCCGTGGCGTGAAGCTGTCGCCGTCGCTCGCCGTCATGCAGGTGGGCCGGGGTGGCCGCGACGGTGAGACGGGCGATCTGAAGGAGTTCCTGGCCTGGGTGCTGGACGGGACGATCCCGCAGGACTGAGAGTGGGGGCCTGAGCCGACCGCCTGCTGGGCGTCCTTCGAGACGCGGGTTCCTGAGCTTGTCGTCCTTCGAGACGCTCGCTGGCGCTCGCTCCTCAAGATTCTCGTTCCCTGAGCCGGCCGCTTGCGGCCGTGTCGAAGGGCCGGTTCTGGGACGGTCGTTCGAAACGCCAGTTCGCTGGGCCTGTCGTCCTCCGAGACGCTCGCGCAGGCGCTCGCTCCTCAGGAACCATCCTTCGAGACGCGGGTTCCCTGAGCTTGTCGAAGGGTGGTCCCTGAGCTTGTCGAAGGGTCGCTCCTCAGGAACCATCCGTTCGAGACCTCGAGTTTCGTTCCCTGAGGAGGTTGTGAGGTACGAGCAACCGTCTCGAAGGGGCGTCCTGCTGGTCGCGGCCTTAGTCGTCTGGTGTGGCCCAGGCGGGTGACATGGGGAGGTCATCGACGGGGTAGTGACGGCGCGGCTGCGACGAGTCGTGACTGGCGCCCTCACTTCGTTCGCCTCTTTCCGGCTCCTGGCTTGGTCCCGGCTGTCCCGGCGGGCGCGGCGGTGCAGACGGGGTGGGTGCGACCTGTGGTTCGGGTGGTCCGAGGGCGTCGTGAACCGGTCGGTGATCGGATCGTTCTCCCGGGTCGTCCTGACTGGTTGTGGGCAGAGTTCTCCCGTGGAGCCGGTACCGGTGGTGCTGACGCGTCCGTCGGCTCGGATCCACGAACTTCGGCGGGGTGAACCAGGGGTTCCCGTTGTTGTCGAAGTGGATCTGCCATTGCATGTCCGGGCCCTTGAGTGGGTCGGGTTCGGCGAGGCGATGGTGGTAGCAACACAGGAGGACCCCGAGGGCGAGGCTGGTGATGCCTCCTGCCTTCCAGGGCTGGGTGTGGTGCCGGTCGCAGGCCGACGGTGGGGCGTCGCAGCCGGGGAAGGCGCAGCCCCGGTCGCGGATGGCGAGGGCTGTGCTGATGGCTTTGGTGAAGTATCGCCGCGACCTTCCGACATCGAGTGGCCGACTGCCGCCCCCGAGGACCATGGGGATCAGGTCGGCGTCGCAGGCGAGCCGTCGCGCCTCTCTTGCAGAGATGCGGATCCCGGTGTCGAGGACCTCGGCTTTCCCGAGGCCGGTGAGAAGGGTCTGGTAGTCCAGGGTGACGATCACGTGGGGTCGGTCCCGCCGTGGGTGGGGAGTTGGCCACTGTTCGCTGCGACGGTGCACAACCGCGCGAGCGCGTCGGCGCGGCGGGCCGCAGCCGTCGGACGCTCTCCGGTGTGGGTGTAGGACTCGGCCGATGGCATCAGTGCAGCCAACTGTGCGAGCAGCAACTCTCCGTCGGCCAGCGGGAGGCGGCCCCGCAGGAGCATGGAGCCGTGGTGGTCGGGTGCGATCGTCAACGACCGGCTGGCGTGGGCGACGCGGGCGTCGCGTTCCGCCCGCGCGGCGTCCTTCTCGTCGGCGTGGTCGGGGTCGATGACCTCGACCATCCGGGTGGCCAGGGCGAGCAACTCGCTGGGGTCGAATTGGGTGGCGTAGCCGATCAGCTCGTTCTGGCAGTGGACGGATTGGGTCTCGGTGAGTTGGAGCGGGTTGAGTCCGGTCATGATCGCCCGGGCCTGCTGCTCGGACAACTGTCCGTCACGCAGCGCCTCCAACAGGAGCGGGTAGCGGGTCTCGAGTTCTCTGGCGAGGCGGATGTCGCCGCGGACCTGCCGGATCGTGGCCCGGTTGCTGTTGTGGAGGCGGTGGTCGAGTTCGTCTCCGGCGGCGCCGGTCATGGCGGCCTGCTGAATGAGAGCGAGCCTCGTGCCGGTGATCCTTCCGGTGACCTGTTCGAGCCTTTCGATCAGGGTCAACGCTTCTACCCGGTCGTGGATACGCAGCGCAGCCAGGCTTGTTTCGAGGTGCTCGATGAGCTCCTCGATCCTGGCTGCTGCGGTGCCGTCCATAAGGTCTATTCAACAGAGGGGGTCTGACACTTTTTTCTGGGGAATAATCGGGAAACGCTTGCCGGGGGGTGTTTCTGGGATCTGTTCGCTACAAGCGAACACATCGCGGGTATTGGTCCTTGTCAAGAGCATGTGGGTTGCGGGTCGTGCGGGTTCCGGCTGGGGAAACTCGGGGCCTGGAGAATGCCGCCCTGGTCGTGCTGTTCTGCGTCTTCGTTCGGCTGGGAACTGGGGTGCTCGTCCGGGTCTACTGGCGTCCTTTGGGCTTTCCGGGCAATCATCTGCATCGTCGTTCACTTATCTGGCTTTCCGGGCATGAATCTGGTTCCGGCGTGCATTCTGCTGGCTCAG
The DNA window shown above is from Tessaracoccus defluvii and carries:
- a CDS encoding fumarate hydratase, producing MAEFRYEDMLPIGKDETPYRLLTTEGVEVVEGPGGRTFLQVAPEALTLLAETAMHDIAHYLRPAHLQQLRNIMDDEEASPNDKFVALDLLKNANIAAGGILPMCQDTGTAIIMGKRGQQVLTDGTDERPLSQGVFNAYTQLNLRYSQNAPITMWEEKNTGSNLPAQIELYADTAEGHENAYKFLFMAKGGGSANKSYLFQETKAVLNPDSMLKFLEEKIRALGTAACPPYHLAIVVGGTSAEFALKTAKYASAKYLDALPTEGSLSAHGFRDVELEEQVLELTRKLGIGAQFGGKYFCHDVRVIRLPRHGASLPIAMAVSCSADRQCLGKITPEGVFIEQLETEPARFMPETVDADLDAETDGVTGTGKGAVVRIDLNRPMDEILAELSRHPVKTRVSLTGPLIVARDIAHAKIKERLDAGEEMPQYLKDHPVYYAGPAKTPEGMASGSFGPTTAGRMDSYVDQFQAAGGSKVMLAKGNRSQAVTDACDAHGGFYLGSIGGPAARLAQDCIKKVEIVEYEELGMEAVWKIDVEDFPAFIVVDDKGNDFFAEVSKPLVLTIPKREGL
- a CDS encoding MFS transporter — encoded protein: MSDPGLDANFNRFWLGETIAHVAVQLGAVALPVISVQLLHASESELGYLNAASTAAFLVLGLPAGAWVDRWFKRPVMIWANLVRGMAIAAVPVLFFLGVLQLWHLYVVAGVIGIATVFFDVAYTSFMPMLVGTKFISRANARMEASVQLARLAGPAVGGLLLKVLSAPVLLLADAVGYLVSWAFLLVTRDHEAEYRAQRAPLPRRRLTTEIREGLAFVVRHPAISRITVASCISNFASTATFTLAPIIVLRLLDLGAVNYGVLMTVGAVGGLGGAAVAGRLERRFGTADTVRFSILLGSLMTFAYPIALLFDDKWAAMGVLLAAGAVGGFAQLIYNVTQMSVRQRLCPPHLLGRMNASVRFIVWGIMPVSALTAGWAGEALGIGNLMWITAALGVLAFAPLWHLRRHLAN